The following proteins come from a genomic window of Kocuria palustris:
- the nagA gene encoding N-acetylglucosamine-6-phosphate deacetylase produces MTERIFHSTTVVLPSGPAREAWIVLRGDRIASVAEDAAPRLDSGAVVEELGDRLLTPGFVDLHVHGGGGGAFADGTDGAAAALAAHRAAGTTTSMASLVTDTIDSLEQQIRALVPLARAGELAGIHLEGPWLAESRCGAHTPELLRDPRREDLERLLAAGEGTIRMVTLAPERRGALDAVRLLADRGVIAAIGHTDADEEVVGRALEAGASVATHLFNAMPSIHHRTPGPIPRLLTDPRVSVELIADGVHIQPAVLRMAIEASAGPWLLITDAMAAAAAPDGAYRLGPLEVDVVDSVARIRSTGAIAGSTLSLDRAVRYAIQEVGIEVADAVRAASQTPADLLGRPDLGRIQAGVRADLVVLDQDGVVERVIRRGVDL; encoded by the coding sequence ATGACCGAGCGCATCTTCCACTCCACGACCGTCGTCCTGCCCAGTGGTCCCGCCCGCGAGGCCTGGATCGTCCTGCGCGGGGACCGGATCGCCTCCGTCGCCGAGGACGCCGCGCCCCGGCTCGACTCCGGCGCGGTCGTCGAGGAGCTCGGCGACCGCCTGCTGACCCCCGGATTCGTGGATCTGCACGTCCACGGAGGCGGGGGCGGGGCCTTCGCCGACGGGACGGACGGCGCGGCAGCCGCCCTTGCCGCGCATCGAGCGGCGGGCACCACGACGTCGATGGCCTCCCTGGTCACCGACACGATCGACAGTCTCGAGCAGCAGATCCGCGCGCTCGTGCCGTTGGCGCGGGCGGGGGAACTCGCGGGGATCCACCTGGAAGGGCCGTGGCTGGCCGAGTCCCGCTGCGGGGCCCACACCCCGGAGCTGCTGCGGGACCCGCGCCGAGAGGACCTCGAGCGCCTGCTGGCCGCGGGGGAGGGCACGATCCGCATGGTGACCCTCGCCCCCGAGCGCAGGGGCGCCCTGGACGCGGTCCGGCTGCTCGCCGATCGGGGCGTGATCGCCGCGATCGGGCACACCGACGCCGATGAGGAGGTCGTCGGGCGGGCTCTCGAGGCCGGAGCGAGCGTGGCGACCCACCTGTTCAATGCCATGCCCTCGATCCATCACCGCACGCCAGGGCCCATCCCGCGCCTGCTCACCGATCCCCGCGTCAGCGTCGAGCTGATCGCCGACGGCGTCCACATCCAGCCCGCGGTGCTGCGCATGGCGATCGAGGCCAGTGCCGGTCCCTGGCTGCTGATCACCGATGCCATGGCCGCTGCCGCCGCTCCGGACGGTGCCTACCGCCTGGGGCCGCTCGAAGTCGACGTCGTGGACTCGGTGGCCCGCATCCGCTCCACCGGGGCGATCGCCGGCTCCACGCTGAGCCTGGACCGCGCTGTGCGCTACGCGATCCAGGAGGTGGGGATCGAGGTCGCCGACGCCGTCCGGGCGGCCTCTCAGACGCCCGCGGACCTGCTGGGACGGCCCGACCTGGGCCGTATCCAGGCCGGGGTCCGGGCCGATCTCGTGGTGCTGGACCAGGACGGCGTCGTCGAGCGGGTGATCCGCCGCGGCGTCGATCTGTGA
- a CDS encoding PLP-dependent aminotransferase family protein produces the protein MTDQSSPFAGFPVSPVYDGMTSTAVRDLLDVLSVPGVISFAGGAPAAESFEIDDVRECFDWVFAHRGAKALQYSSTPGEPELREQAARRVSRTLPTSADQIQITTGSQEAIYLVGHAMLRPGDVVLVERPTYLAAVQAFASSGARLIGIPSDDDGAQPEALEELIREHDPRFVYLIPTFQNPSGVSMPAQRRREIAEVLLRTGAPLVEDDPYGELRFEGETAPQIAALPGMARQTLLLNSMSKIMSPGIRVGWIRGEGPIMNTLSIAKEAMGLHSSVVDQLAVARYLEHYDVDAHVAEVAALYRGRRDAMAAALPSILPEGATITRPEGGMFLWATLGNGIDTTALLPMAVQEGVAFVPGASFFAHDPDRTTMRLSYVTNPPEVIDEGVERLGRALRRWRG, from the coding sequence ATGACCGATCAGTCCTCCCCCTTCGCCGGATTCCCCGTCTCGCCCGTCTACGACGGCATGACCTCGACCGCCGTGCGCGATCTGCTCGACGTGCTCTCCGTGCCCGGCGTCATCTCCTTCGCCGGCGGCGCGCCGGCGGCCGAGTCCTTCGAGATCGACGACGTCCGGGAGTGCTTCGACTGGGTCTTCGCGCATCGCGGTGCCAAGGCCCTGCAGTACTCGTCGACCCCGGGGGAGCCGGAGCTGCGCGAGCAGGCGGCCCGCCGCGTCTCGCGCACGCTGCCCACGAGTGCCGATCAGATCCAGATCACCACGGGCTCGCAGGAGGCCATCTACCTGGTGGGCCACGCGATGCTGCGCCCCGGGGACGTCGTGCTCGTCGAGCGGCCCACCTACCTGGCCGCGGTCCAGGCCTTCGCCTCCTCCGGCGCGCGGCTGATCGGGATCCCCTCCGACGACGACGGCGCCCAGCCGGAGGCGCTAGAGGAGCTGATCCGCGAGCACGACCCGCGCTTCGTCTACCTGATCCCCACGTTCCAGAACCCGTCGGGCGTGTCCATGCCCGCGCAGCGCCGCCGCGAGATCGCGGAGGTCTTGCTGCGCACCGGCGCCCCGCTGGTCGAGGACGACCCGTACGGCGAGCTGCGCTTCGAGGGCGAGACGGCCCCGCAGATCGCCGCGCTGCCCGGGATGGCGCGGCAGACGCTGCTGCTGAACTCGATGTCCAAGATCATGTCCCCGGGCATCCGCGTGGGCTGGATCCGCGGCGAGGGCCCCATCATGAACACGCTGTCGATCGCCAAGGAGGCCATGGGGCTGCACTCCTCGGTCGTGGACCAGCTGGCGGTAGCCCGCTACCTCGAGCACTACGACGTCGACGCGCATGTGGCCGAGGTCGCCGCGCTCTACCGGGGCCGTCGCGATGCGATGGCCGCTGCGCTGCCGTCGATCCTCCCGGAGGGCGCCACGATCACCCGGCCGGAGGGCGGGATGTTCCTGTGGGCCACGCTCGGCAACGGGATCGACACCACCGCGCTGCTGCCCATGGCCGTGCAGGAGGGCGTCGCGTTCGTGCCCGGGGCGTCGTTCTTCGCCCACGACCCGGACCGCACGACCATGCGCCTGTCGTACGTGACCAACCCGCCGGAGGTCATCGACGAGGGCGTCGAGCGGCTCGGGCGGGCACTGCGGCGCTGGCGCGGCTGA
- a CDS encoding PH domain-containing protein has translation MPEFTFMREIQIPQDIFPLLIQGEQPVCAFATFRDGSVFTNKRLILRDVQGMTGNKVQVMSLPYSQIVSWASENASSFDMDSELTLNTRAGIFKLNLRGGIDVRALDNLIAQVVLV, from the coding sequence GTGCCCGAGTTCACGTTCATGCGGGAGATCCAGATCCCCCAGGACATCTTCCCGCTGCTGATCCAGGGAGAGCAGCCCGTCTGCGCCTTCGCCACGTTCCGCGACGGCTCCGTGTTCACCAACAAGCGGCTGATCCTGCGCGATGTCCAGGGGATGACGGGCAACAAGGTCCAAGTCATGTCGCTGCCGTACTCGCAGATCGTCTCGTGGGCCTCGGAGAACGCCAGCTCCTTCGACATGGACTCGGAGCTGACGCTGAACACCCGCGCCGGGATCTTCAAGCTCAACCTGCGCGGCGGGATCGACGTCCGCGCGCTCGACAACCTGATCGCGCAGGTCGTGCTGGTCTGA
- a CDS encoding excalibur calcium-binding domain-containing protein, producing the protein MKKFAAGAGATVVALTGLSGLSIAPAVAAPGTFDNCAEVYAAGEWRISSADPRFTPGLDGDGDGYGCDNPEYRPAQQTPATSTPQTPSVTSPQAPAAADPAAVEPWTWDNCSEAFANGVSNIPAGTPGYGTHLDSDLDGIGCELDGGDAAAFPTPVDSSTAADQSTSTTAEASQVTEIPAGAAETGVPVKADSNPAGIVGLSVLALGAVAGSGLLVRRAVKA; encoded by the coding sequence ATGAAGAAGTTCGCAGCCGGCGCCGGCGCCACCGTCGTCGCCCTCACCGGCCTGTCGGGTCTGAGCATCGCCCCGGCCGTCGCCGCCCCTGGCACTTTCGACAACTGCGCTGAGGTCTACGCGGCCGGGGAGTGGCGCATCTCCAGCGCGGACCCCAGGTTCACCCCGGGCCTCGACGGAGACGGTGATGGCTACGGGTGTGACAACCCGGAATACCGCCCTGCGCAGCAGACTCCGGCGACCAGCACGCCCCAGACCCCGAGCGTGACCAGCCCGCAGGCCCCCGCCGCAGCCGATCCGGCCGCGGTGGAGCCGTGGACCTGGGACAACTGCTCGGAGGCCTTCGCCAACGGCGTCTCCAACATCCCGGCGGGCACCCCCGGCTACGGGACCCACCTGGACAGTGACCTGGATGGCATCGGCTGCGAGCTCGACGGCGGCGACGCCGCGGCCTTCCCCACTCCGGTCGATAGCAGCACCGCAGCCGATCAGTCCACCAGCACCACCGCAGAGGCCTCCCAGGTCACCGAGATCCCGGCGGGCGCCGCCGAGACCGGTGTGCCGGTCAAGGCCGACTCGAACCCTGCTGGCATCGTCGGACTCTCAGTGCTCGCGCTGGGCGCCGTGGCAGGCTCCGGTCTGCTGGTCCGCCGCGCCGTCAAGGCCTGA
- a CDS encoding class F sortase has product MPESSPTAVRIPAIGTDSELLHLGLRDNGSLEVPPTGPDSPASWYDKSPTPGELGPSILLGHVNEEDGSDGVFAGLRDLQPGDEIQIEREDGSTATFAVDYGEAYPKDDFATDKVYGNTDDSQLRLITCDGYDPETGLWDDNYVVYATLAP; this is encoded by the coding sequence ATGCCCGAATCCTCCCCCACGGCCGTGCGGATCCCGGCGATCGGCACCGACTCCGAGCTGCTGCACCTGGGGCTGCGGGACAACGGCTCGCTCGAGGTCCCGCCCACGGGTCCTGACTCCCCGGCCTCCTGGTACGACAAGTCGCCGACTCCCGGTGAGCTCGGGCCGTCGATCCTGCTGGGCCACGTCAACGAGGAAGACGGCAGCGACGGCGTGTTCGCGGGCCTGCGCGATCTGCAGCCCGGCGATGAGATCCAGATCGAGCGCGAGGACGGCTCCACGGCCACCTTCGCGGTCGACTACGGCGAGGCCTACCCCAAGGACGACTTCGCCACGGACAAGGTCTACGGCAACACCGACGACTCCCAGCTGCGCCTGATCACCTGCGACGGCTACGACCCCGAGACCGGGCTGTGGGACGACAACTATGTCGTCTACGCCACGCTGGCCCCCTGA
- a CDS encoding GNAT family N-acetyltransferase: MLPQSRLTGLTVRPLEADEAPAILREAALGNFNWQGPRFEPAEIDRRPEFAHYTRLVLERGDFGVVAMPIATLPTYEWAGAAWALHLPEQDPGYGFVAEGIPEVSLHVLPQWRNRRVGRMLLHELHEEARRRGLIALSLSVESGNPARQLYESMGYREAPTAAEGTMLLEL; the protein is encoded by the coding sequence ATGCTGCCTCAGTCACGCCTCACCGGCCTGACGGTCCGCCCGCTCGAAGCCGACGAGGCCCCGGCCATCCTGCGGGAGGCCGCCCTGGGCAATTTCAACTGGCAGGGTCCGCGCTTCGAGCCCGCAGAGATCGATCGTCGCCCCGAGTTTGCGCACTACACGCGCCTGGTGCTCGAGCGCGGGGACTTCGGCGTGGTCGCCATGCCGATCGCGACCCTGCCGACCTACGAATGGGCAGGTGCCGCATGGGCGCTGCACCTGCCGGAACAGGACCCGGGGTACGGCTTCGTGGCGGAGGGCATCCCGGAGGTCTCGCTGCATGTGCTGCCGCAATGGCGCAACCGGCGCGTGGGCCGGATGCTGCTGCACGAGCTGCACGAGGAGGCCCGTCGACGCGGGCTGATCGCGCTGTCGCTGAGCGTGGAGTCGGGCAACCCCGCGCGTCAGCTCTACGAGTCCATGGGCTACCGCGAGGCCCCGACGGCCGCCGAGGGCACCATGCTGCTCGAGCTCTGA
- a CDS encoding CDP-alcohol phosphatidyltransferase family protein: MSSQEPRDDPSAHTESDGAAATGERTMRREIPQRSTSWARAAAAAVGRTGITPNMISSSSVVVAAIGCAALVGSGWAVYLHDDGVRAALLIIAALMAPLRLLLNMLDGMVAVEGGKQSPVGDLYNEVPDRLADLLFLAGAGYAAASIHGGITIGWVAASLAVLTAYVRSLGAAQGLSNHFDGPMAKPRRMWLLMLGCLLSLLEPALLVPMGLPRGSVLGVVLGVIALGSLATVVIRLQLIGSDLRTRAAGAEGVPGAAPGGQEC, from the coding sequence ATGTCCTCGCAGGAACCGCGCGATGACCCGAGTGCCCATACCGAGTCCGACGGGGCAGCCGCCACCGGGGAGCGGACCATGCGCCGCGAGATCCCGCAGCGCAGCACGTCCTGGGCGCGGGCGGCGGCAGCGGCCGTCGGGCGCACGGGGATCACGCCGAACATGATCTCCTCGTCCTCCGTCGTCGTGGCCGCGATCGGGTGCGCGGCCCTCGTGGGCTCGGGGTGGGCGGTGTACCTCCACGACGACGGGGTGCGGGCGGCGCTGCTGATCATCGCCGCGCTCATGGCCCCGCTGCGTCTGCTGCTCAACATGCTCGACGGCATGGTCGCCGTCGAGGGCGGCAAGCAGTCCCCGGTCGGCGATCTCTACAACGAGGTCCCTGATCGGCTCGCCGATCTGCTCTTCCTGGCGGGGGCCGGCTATGCGGCCGCTTCGATCCACGGAGGGATCACGATCGGCTGGGTCGCCGCCTCGCTGGCGGTGCTGACCGCCTACGTCCGCTCGCTCGGAGCCGCGCAGGGGCTGTCGAATCACTTCGACGGGCCCATGGCCAAGCCGCGGCGCATGTGGCTGCTGATGCTCGGCTGCCTGCTCTCGCTGCTGGAGCCGGCGCTGCTCGTCCCAATGGGCCTTCCGCGGGGCTCGGTGCTGGGCGTCGTGCTGGGTGTGATCGCACTCGGCTCGCTGGCCACCGTCGTGATCCGGCTGCAGCTGATCGGCAGTGATCTGCGGACCAGGGCCGCCGGGGCCGAGGGCGTGCCCGGCGCCGCGCCCGGTGGACAGGAGTGCTGA
- a CDS encoding phosphatidate cytidylyltransferase produces the protein MGIAMMPAGMLSAGWLPERVGMIGGAAAWLLLGAVVVLVLASIAVLAISARLPASKEGFSTELRQRTWAWWYMIGVLGAALLLGETVTLLLFAVLSLLALREFAALLPDRRHDRTALIWLGIITPLHYWFLWEHWYGMAAIFIPVYAFLFLPAVAALQGRTEHFLSRAASLQWALMVCVYAVSYVPALLQLPVALAEGKTVAEGSVPGSGGWQGAALMLFLVIVVQGSDVLQYVWGKTLGKHPVAPSVSPNKTWEGLIGGVLSATALGAALWWATPFAPWQAALLALVSCVMGFAGGLVMSSIKRDRGVKDFGAVIPGHGGIMDRFDSLVFAAPVFFHLVRFFFSP, from the coding sequence ATGGGGATCGCCATGATGCCTGCGGGGATGCTCAGTGCGGGCTGGCTGCCCGAGCGGGTCGGCATGATCGGCGGGGCGGCTGCGTGGCTGCTGCTGGGCGCCGTCGTCGTCCTGGTCCTGGCCTCGATCGCCGTTCTGGCGATCTCCGCCCGGCTGCCGGCGTCCAAGGAGGGCTTCAGCACGGAGCTGCGGCAGCGGACCTGGGCCTGGTGGTACATGATCGGCGTCCTGGGGGCTGCGCTGCTGCTCGGGGAGACCGTGACGCTGCTGCTGTTCGCGGTGCTGTCCCTGCTGGCGCTGCGCGAGTTCGCCGCCCTGCTGCCGGATCGACGCCATGACCGCACGGCGCTGATCTGGCTGGGCATCATCACCCCGCTGCACTACTGGTTCCTGTGGGAGCACTGGTATGGGATGGCGGCGATCTTCATCCCGGTCTACGCGTTCCTGTTCCTGCCCGCGGTCGCGGCGCTGCAGGGGCGCACGGAGCACTTCCTGTCCCGCGCCGCCTCGCTGCAGTGGGCCCTGATGGTCTGCGTGTACGCGGTCTCCTACGTCCCGGCGCTGCTGCAGCTGCCGGTGGCGCTCGCGGAGGGGAAGACGGTTGCCGAAGGCTCGGTACCGGGCTCGGGCGGCTGGCAGGGGGCGGCGCTGATGCTGTTCCTGGTGATCGTGGTCCAGGGCTCCGACGTCCTGCAGTACGTCTGGGGCAAGACGCTGGGCAAGCACCCGGTGGCGCCGTCGGTGAGCCCGAACAAGACGTGGGAGGGGCTGATCGGTGGAGTCCTCTCGGCCACGGCGCTGGGAGCTGCGCTGTGGTGGGCGACCCCGTTCGCGCCGTGGCAGGCGGCGCTGCTGGCACTGGTCAGCTGCGTGATGGGCTTCGCGGGAGGTCTGGTGATGTCGTCGATCAAGCGGGATCGCGGCGTGAAGGACTTCGGCGCGGTGATCCCGGGCCATGGCGGGATCATGGATCGCTTCGACTCGCTGGTCTTCGCCGCCCCGGTCTTCTTCCACCTGGTGCGCTTCTTCTTCTCCCCCTGA
- a CDS encoding LLM class flavin-dependent oxidoreductase has protein sequence MSVTLNWFLPTNGDGRSVVDRPHSNDRAVATPREPSLDYLAQVARAAEANGFHAVLTPTGSWCEDAWIATAALIGATSKLKFLVAFRPGTITPTLAAQMAVTYQKISGGRLMFNIVTGGESAEQQRFGDWLDHDQRYERTDEFMEIVSSIWAQGGVDFDGAHYKTRDARAFEQPAVVPPLYFGGNSEAALPVAARRADVHLTWGEVPEKVGARIERLRELAAAEGRTLEFGVRAHVITRDRSEDAWAVAQRFLEQMDPEEVKASQKHLAASESTAQKGMTELHGGTVPDSARDLEVHPGLWAGVGLLRGGAGTAFVGSHEEVADLIEQYHAVGVEHFILSGYPHLEEAYWVGEGLRPELARRGVLAPDPS, from the coding sequence ATGAGCGTGACTCTGAACTGGTTCCTGCCCACCAACGGCGACGGCCGCTCCGTGGTCGACCGACCGCACTCGAACGACCGCGCAGTGGCGACGCCTCGCGAGCCGAGCCTCGACTACCTGGCACAGGTGGCTCGCGCGGCGGAGGCCAACGGCTTCCACGCGGTGCTCACCCCCACCGGCTCGTGGTGCGAGGACGCCTGGATCGCCACGGCCGCGCTGATCGGAGCCACCTCCAAGCTGAAGTTCCTGGTGGCCTTCCGCCCCGGCACGATCACCCCCACCCTGGCCGCCCAGATGGCCGTGACCTACCAGAAGATCTCGGGTGGGCGGCTGATGTTCAACATCGTCACCGGCGGGGAGTCGGCCGAGCAGCAGCGCTTCGGCGACTGGCTCGATCACGATCAGCGCTACGAGCGCACCGATGAGTTCATGGAGATCGTCTCGTCGATCTGGGCCCAGGGCGGGGTCGACTTCGACGGCGCCCACTACAAAACGCGCGACGCCCGGGCCTTCGAGCAGCCTGCTGTTGTGCCGCCGCTGTACTTCGGCGGAAACTCGGAGGCCGCGCTGCCCGTGGCCGCGCGCCGGGCGGATGTGCATCTGACCTGGGGCGAGGTCCCGGAGAAGGTCGGTGCACGGATCGAGCGGCTGCGCGAGCTGGCGGCCGCAGAGGGCCGGACCCTGGAGTTCGGCGTGCGCGCCCACGTGATCACCCGGGACCGCTCCGAGGACGCATGGGCCGTGGCGCAGCGCTTCCTGGAGCAGATGGATCCGGAGGAGGTGAAGGCCTCGCAGAAGCATCTGGCCGCGTCCGAGTCCACGGCGCAGAAGGGGATGACCGAGCTGCACGGCGGCACCGTCCCGGACAGCGCCCGCGACTTGGAGGTCCACCCCGGGCTCTGGGCGGGCGTCGGCCTGCTGCGCGGCGGCGCCGGCACGGCTTTCGTGGGCAGCCACGAGGAGGTCGCCGATCTGATCGAGCAGTACCACGCGGTGGGCGTGGAGCACTTCATCCTCTCGGGCTACCCGCATCTGGAGGAGGCGTACTGGGTGGGCGAGGGCCTGCGCCCGGAGCTGGCCCGTCGGGGAGTCCTGGCCCCGGACCCCTCCTGA
- a CDS encoding ABC transporter permease: MSLQATETTPPSSETPDETDSPRRPQRRRRRERLQRIRTTAVSLVVLVLLWWLVTAVGLVQPLFLPSPGAVWSAFVQASSCRPVDDDATRWACGEQGYFLWEHLAHSLRRIAIGVGVGAVVGVALGVLLGAFRPVREIVEPFLHFLRALPPLGYIGLLIVWFGIGDTSKIWLLFLAAFPPIAVATMQGVQGVQVSRVNAARSLGATRWQVMRHVTIPSALPEVIGGIRIATGFTWTTVVAAELNNGIPGIGGLAYVSGTQLQTPLTIACIIVIGLAAVGLDALIAAVGRVATPWQGRA; this comes from the coding sequence ATGTCCCTCCAGGCCACCGAGACGACCCCGCCGTCGTCGGAGACGCCCGACGAGACGGACAGTCCCCGTCGTCCGCAGCGACGACGACGGCGTGAGCGCCTCCAGCGCATTCGCACCACCGCGGTGAGCCTGGTCGTGCTGGTCCTGCTGTGGTGGCTCGTCACCGCCGTCGGGCTGGTCCAGCCCCTGTTCCTGCCCTCGCCGGGGGCTGTGTGGTCGGCGTTCGTGCAGGCCAGCTCCTGCCGTCCGGTCGACGACGACGCCACCCGATGGGCCTGCGGCGAGCAGGGCTACTTCCTCTGGGAGCACCTGGCGCACAGCCTGCGCCGGATCGCGATCGGCGTGGGCGTCGGTGCGGTCGTCGGCGTGGCCCTGGGTGTGCTGCTCGGCGCGTTCCGCCCGGTGCGCGAGATCGTGGAGCCGTTCCTGCACTTCCTGCGCGCCCTGCCGCCGCTGGGCTACATCGGCCTGCTGATCGTGTGGTTCGGCATCGGGGACACCTCCAAGATCTGGCTGCTGTTCCTGGCCGCGTTCCCGCCGATCGCCGTGGCCACCATGCAGGGGGTCCAGGGCGTGCAGGTCTCCCGCGTGAACGCGGCGCGCTCGCTGGGGGCCACCCGCTGGCAGGTGATGCGCCATGTGACCATCCCGTCGGCGCTGCCGGAGGTCATCGGCGGCATCCGCATCGCCACCGGCTTCACCTGGACCACGGTGGTCGCCGCCGAGCTGAACAACGGCATCCCCGGCATCGGCGGCCTGGCCTATGTCTCCGGAACGCAGCTGCAGACGCCGCTGACCATCGCCTGCATCATCGTGATCGGCCTGGCGGCGGTGGGGCTGGATGCTCTGATCGCGGCCGTGGGCCGCGTGGCGACGCCGTGGCAGGGCCGAGCATGA
- a CDS encoding ABC transporter ATP-binding protein: protein MSAPGQPSRNGHDDPQHRADQEHSPMDDRSAAAKIRLTAAAKDYTTDSGDIVHALAPTDLEIGEGEFVCIVGPSGCGKSTLMDMIAGFHSPSSGVVAVDGDPVTGPSAARGVVFQQANLLPWKSVRANVELGPLLRGAPAQERREIGERQLRLVGLESFADRKPYELSGGMQQRAQIARVLANDPDVILMDEPFGALDALSRERLQVELRGIWRQDRKTIVFITHSIDEAVYLGTRVLVMSPRPGRIALDLQVEIGRDHDDVSVRTSPEFTALRERIAGAIYGDAAGTSRSTTVGE, encoded by the coding sequence ATGAGCGCCCCCGGACAGCCCAGCCGCAACGGGCACGACGACCCCCAGCACCGCGCCGATCAGGAGCACTCGCCGATGGATGACCGGAGCGCTGCCGCCAAGATCCGGCTGACGGCCGCCGCCAAGGACTACACGACCGACTCCGGCGACATCGTGCACGCGCTGGCGCCCACCGATCTGGAGATCGGGGAGGGCGAGTTCGTGTGCATCGTGGGCCCTTCCGGCTGCGGCAAGTCCACGCTGATGGACATGATCGCCGGGTTCCACTCGCCCTCGAGCGGAGTCGTGGCGGTCGACGGCGACCCGGTCACGGGCCCGTCGGCGGCGCGCGGCGTGGTCTTCCAGCAGGCCAATCTCCTGCCCTGGAAATCGGTGCGGGCCAACGTGGAGCTCGGCCCGCTGCTGCGCGGCGCGCCGGCCCAGGAGCGCCGGGAGATCGGCGAGCGTCAGCTGCGGCTCGTGGGCCTGGAGTCCTTCGCGGACCGCAAGCCCTACGAGCTCTCGGGAGGCATGCAGCAGCGCGCCCAGATCGCCCGTGTGCTCGCCAACGACCCGGACGTCATCCTCATGGACGAGCCGTTCGGCGCACTCGATGCCCTGAGCCGCGAGCGGCTGCAGGTCGAGCTGCGCGGGATCTGGCGCCAGGACCGCAAGACGATCGTGTTCATCACGCACTCGATCGACGAGGCCGTCTACCTCGGCACCCGCGTGCTCGTGATGAGCCCGCGCCCGGGTCGGATCGCCCTGGACCTGCAGGTCGAGATCGGCCGGGACCACGACGACGTCTCCGTGCGCACCAGCCCCGAGTTCACCGCCCTGCGGGAGCGGATCGCCGGGGCGATCTACGGGGACGCCGCAGGCACGTCCCGCAGCACGACGGTCGGCGAATGA
- a CDS encoding ABC transporter substrate-binding protein, producing MTTSIRRGSVVASLAAVAALLLSGCTAAQTERRLNAEHGGAVAECPWEADQSVTGTIDLGYQLLPSGDLIVRDQQVLETCMPNADIRWTQYASGAEVVQGFGGDSLDIATVGSSPAVKALSVPLDLPVEVVWIQDVIGESEALIGAEGITDLEDLRGGSVGVPFGSTAHFSLLALLEQEGLSDDVTVINLSPDALLGAWQSGEIDAAYIWDPTLGELEADGGTRLVSSTQAAEIGAPTFDLSAADSGFAEENPEAMEQWTRAQDWAVQMLQDDPDRAAEILALQMGSDTETVRRQIDGTGYLRAGEQQEQFFSGPLADALIDTGDFLDQQGEIDAPADPQHYRDAAASSAIEEVAGG from the coding sequence ATGACCACCAGCATCCGCAGGGGCTCCGTCGTCGCGTCCCTGGCCGCCGTCGCGGCCCTGCTGCTCAGCGGCTGCACCGCAGCCCAGACCGAGCGTCGTCTCAATGCCGAGCACGGCGGCGCGGTCGCCGAGTGCCCCTGGGAGGCCGATCAGTCCGTCACCGGCACGATCGACCTGGGCTATCAGCTGCTGCCCAGCGGCGACCTGATCGTGCGCGATCAGCAGGTGCTGGAGACCTGCATGCCCAACGCCGACATCCGCTGGACCCAGTACGCCTCGGGTGCCGAAGTCGTGCAGGGCTTCGGCGGCGACTCGCTGGACATCGCGACGGTGGGCTCGTCCCCGGCGGTGAAGGCGCTGTCCGTGCCGCTGGATCTGCCCGTGGAGGTCGTGTGGATCCAGGACGTGATCGGCGAGTCCGAGGCGCTGATCGGCGCGGAGGGCATCACCGACCTCGAGGATCTGCGCGGCGGCAGCGTGGGCGTGCCCTTCGGCTCCACCGCGCACTTCAGCCTCCTGGCGCTGCTGGAGCAGGAGGGCCTGTCCGACGACGTCACCGTGATCAACCTGTCCCCGGATGCCCTGCTCGGGGCCTGGCAGTCGGGGGAGATCGACGCCGCGTACATCTGGGACCCCACGCTCGGGGAGCTCGAGGCCGACGGCGGCACCCGGCTCGTCTCCAGCACCCAGGCCGCAGAGATCGGGGCGCCGACCTTCGACCTGTCGGCAGCCGATTCCGGGTTCGCCGAGGAGAATCCCGAGGCCATGGAGCAGTGGACCCGCGCTCAGGACTGGGCGGTGCAGATGCTGCAGGACGATCCCGATCGCGCCGCCGAGATCCTGGCGCTGCAGATGGGCTCGGATACCGAGACTGTCCGCCGCCAGATCGACGGCACCGGCTACCTGCGCGCCGGCGAGCAGCAGGAGCAGTTCTTCTCCGGGCCCCTGGCCGATGCCCTGATCGACACCGGGGACTTCCTGGACCAGCAGGGAGAGATCGACGCCCCCGCCGATCCGCAGCACTACCGGGACGCGGCGGCGTCGTCGGCGATCGAGGAGGTCGCCGGGGGCTGA